The window AAGGGCAAACTACCAGGCAGAAATCACATTTTTCACACCCATCATGGACCGTGACTTTCATATCAGATAGTTCCAGAATATTTTGGGGACACACCGCTACACATGCCCCGCAATAACCACATTGTTCTGCTAAGAT is drawn from Methanobacterium sp. and contains these coding sequences:
- a CDS encoding 4Fe-4S binding protein — encoded protein: MRILAEQCGYCGACVAVCPQNILELSDMKVTVHDGCEKCDFCLVVCPLGAIRS